From Campylobacter upsaliensis, the proteins below share one genomic window:
- a CDS encoding F0F1 ATP synthase subunit delta — protein MNTVAKKYAKAIALRADARDFYENLRILASAFTLAKFRILVESTEIKKEKKLELIQSFFEQLSPNFKNFLKILIENSRLSCVPYIVEELERQNAFKENVFLGVVYTSENLDEQSLKELENKLSAKFNVKIQLSVQMTQIDGVKIALEELGYELSFSMKTLQNKLSEFILKTI, from the coding sequence ATGAATACGGTAGCAAAAAAATATGCCAAAGCCATCGCTTTAAGGGCTGATGCTAGAGATTTTTATGAAAATTTACGCATCTTAGCTTCGGCTTTTACCTTGGCTAAATTTAGAATTTTAGTGGAATCTACCGAGATTAAAAAAGAAAAAAAGCTAGAGCTTATCCAGTCTTTTTTTGAACAACTTAGCCCAAATTTTAAAAATTTTCTAAAAATTTTGATAGAAAATTCAAGACTTTCTTGTGTGCCATACATCGTTGAAGAGCTTGAAAGACAAAATGCCTTTAAGGAAAATGTTTTTTTGGGCGTGGTTTATACGAGTGAAAATTTAGACGAACAAAGTTTAAAAGAACTTGAAAATAAGCTTAGTGCAAAATTTAATGTTAAAATTCAACTAAGCGTTCAAATGACACAAATTGATGGGGTAAAAATTGCGTTGGAGGAGCTTGGCTATGAGCTTTCTTTTTCTATGAAAACTTTGCAAAATAAACTAAGCGAGTTTATACTTAAAACTATTTAA
- a CDS encoding F0F1 ATP synthase subunit B, protein MKGLIYLIYLLPLSAVAAPSGSGEYDIIPRTVNFVIFVAILYYLLVNPAKHFYKSRILKISSRLDEIQKKLLESKSKKLDIMKKLEEAKANAAEALIVSKKEAEILANGIKEELQGELALLDRHFEEQKEYELRKMEKEVISQILAELFDENNAHFGQKEIINIMMKKAS, encoded by the coding sequence ATGAAGGGGTTAATTTATCTTATTTATTTATTGCCTTTAAGTGCTGTTGCTGCACCGAGTGGAAGTGGAGAGTATGACATTATACCTAGAACGGTGAATTTTGTTATCTTCGTTGCGATACTTTATTATTTATTAGTCAATCCTGCGAAGCATTTTTATAAAAGTCGTATTTTAAAAATTTCTTCTAGACTAGATGAGATACAAAAAAAATTGCTTGAAAGTAAATCTAAAAAGCTTGATATAATGAAAAAGCTAGAGGAGGCGAAGGCTAATGCTGCGGAGGCTTTGATTGTATCTAAAAAAGAAGCGGAAATTTTAGCAAACGGGATTAAAGAAGAATTGCAAGGAGAGCTTGCGCTTTTGGATAGGCATTTTGAAGAGCAAAAAGAATATGAATTGAGAAAAATGGAAAAAGAGGTCATCTCTCAAATTTTAGCTGAGCTTTTTGATGAAAATAATGCACATTTTGGACAAAAAGAAATTATTAATATTATGATGAAAAAGGCTTCTTAA
- a CDS encoding FoF1 ATP synthase subunit B', whose protein sequence is MFSDMHISIMLATMAIFLVMILILNSMLYKPLLRFIDERNSSIKNDENKVKENSQEMLGANDEVEKIHQSTREEIHKIKQSAINQAKEEAQVAIKAKKEELECKMASFYVELNAQKEELKQNLLKNLPEFKQLLENNIKKI, encoded by the coding sequence ATGTTTTCAGATATGCACATTTCGATAATGTTAGCCACAATGGCAATTTTTTTAGTTATGATTTTGATTTTAAATTCTATGCTATACAAGCCTTTGTTAAGATTTATAGACGAGAGAAATAGCTCCATTAAAAATGATGAAAATAAGGTCAAGGAAAATTCACAAGAAATGCTTGGAGCAAACGATGAGGTAGAAAAAATCCATCAAAGCACAAGAGAAGAAATTCATAAAATTAAACAAAGTGCTATTAATCAAGCCAAAGAAGAAGCACAAGTCGCAATTAAAGCAAAGAAGGAAGAGCTTGAGTGTAAAATGGCAAGTTTTTATGTCGAGCTTAATGCACAAAAAGAGGAATTGAAGCAAAATTTATTAAAAAACTTACCAGAATTTAAACAACTTTTAGAAAATAATATTAAAAAGATTTAA
- a CDS encoding ParB/RepB/Spo0J family partition protein has translation MGLNKDKGLSKLIGDLDEVYSKELGLDTNQVSEIPLAKIDLNPYQPRKHFDEEALEELANSIKEYGLIQPIIVLKKDGRYILVAGERRLRASKILGLKSILAFVADVKEKRLRELALIENIQRENLNPIELAYSYKSLIEEHQITQENLASIIHKSRAQITNTLRLLNLEQTTQKLISEGKISQGHAKILVGLKKDDEKTMVDSIIGQKLSVRDTEKIVQNLKNKKPKDEKFSFEFDEDMQKIKKILNQYGLKCENKREKLTIYLTNKDKIKKLFEILA, from the coding sequence ATGGGTTTAAATAAAGATAAAGGTTTAAGTAAATTAATCGGCGATTTGGACGAGGTATATAGCAAAGAATTAGGACTGGATACAAATCAAGTCAGCGAAATTCCTTTAGCCAAAATAGACCTTAACCCTTACCAGCCTAGAAAGCATTTTGACGAAGAGGCTTTGGAGGAGCTTGCTAATTCTATTAAAGAATATGGACTCATTCAGCCCATTATCGTGCTTAAAAAAGATGGGCGTTATATTTTAGTCGCGGGAGAGCGTAGGCTTAGGGCGAGTAAAATTTTAGGACTTAAGAGCATTTTGGCTTTTGTGGCTGATGTCAAGGAAAAAAGGCTTAGAGAACTTGCTTTGATAGAAAATATACAAAGAGAAAATTTAAATCCTATCGAATTGGCTTATTCTTACAAAAGTTTGATTGAAGAGCATCAAATCACTCAAGAAAATTTAGCGTCCATTATCCATAAAAGTCGCGCGCAAATCACAAATACACTAAGACTTTTAAATTTAGAACAAACAACGCAAAAATTAATTAGTGAGGGTAAAATTTCACAAGGACACGCTAAAATTTTAGTTGGACTTAAAAAAGATGATGAAAAAACTATGGTCGATAGCATTATAGGGCAAAAATTAAGTGTAAGAGATACTGAGAAAATCGTCCAAAATTTGAAAAATAAAAAGCCAAAAGATGAAAAATTTTCTTTTGAATTTGATGAGGATATGCAAAAAATTAAGAAAATTTTAAATCAATATGGCTTAAAGTGTGAAAATAAAAGGGAAAAACTAACAATATATTTAACAAATAAAGATAAAATTAAAAAATTATTTGAAATTTTAGCTTGA
- a CDS encoding ParA family protein: MSEVITIANQKGGVGKTTTAVNLAASLAVAEKKVLLIDVDPQANATTGLGFNRNNYEYNIYHVFIGRKKLSDIILKTELPQLHLAPSNIGLVGIEQELAKDEGNEKKMMLKRQLEEVVDKYDFIIIDSPPALGNITINAFAASDSVIIPIQCEFYALEGVAMVLNTIKIIKKTINPKLKVRGFLPTMYSSQNNLSKDVVEDLKQNFKKQLFKMKSSEDDFIIIPRNVKLAESPSFGKPIILYDIKSPGSLAYQNLAYCILG, from the coding sequence ATGAGCGAAGTGATAACAATAGCAAATCAAAAAGGTGGTGTGGGTAAAACGACCACAGCGGTCAATTTAGCAGCTTCTTTGGCGGTAGCAGAAAAAAAGGTGCTTTTAATCGATGTAGATCCACAAGCAAATGCAACAACAGGACTTGGTTTTAACAGAAATAATTATGAATATAATATTTATCATGTTTTCATAGGTCGTAAAAAATTAAGTGATATTATTTTAAAAACAGAATTACCTCAATTGCATTTAGCTCCGTCAAATATAGGGCTTGTCGGTATAGAACAAGAGCTTGCTAAAGATGAGGGAAATGAAAAGAAAATGATGCTTAAAAGGCAACTTGAGGAAGTCGTGGATAAGTATGATTTTATCATTATAGACTCGCCTCCTGCACTTGGAAATATTACCATTAACGCTTTTGCGGCGAGTGATAGTGTGATTATCCCTATACAATGTGAATTTTATGCACTTGAAGGTGTGGCTATGGTGCTAAATACCATTAAGATTATTAAAAAAACGATTAATCCAAAGCTTAAGGTTAGGGGCTTTTTGCCGACTATGTATAGTTCGCAAAATAATCTTTCTAAAGATGTTGTGGAGGATTTAAAGCAAAATTTCAAAAAGCAGCTTTTTAAAATGAAAAGCAGTGAAGATGACTTTATCATTATCCCTAGAAATGTAAAGCTTGCGGAAAGTCCAAGTTTTGGGAAGCCCATTATACTTTATGATATAAAATCACCCGGTTCTTTGGCGTATCAAAATTTGGCTTATTGTATTTTAGGATAA
- a CDS encoding biotin--[acetyl-CoA-carboxylase] ligase: MQIICIEKIASTQLFLCEQIRKDEIKQNTAIYALEQTSGVGSRDNAWISSRGNLHLSFCVREEDLPSDLPLASVSIYFAYLLKDLLAQKGSQIWLKWSNDLYLGDKKVGGVMSHKIGEFVVCGMGLNLKFAPQNATFCDIEIEIKELVEEFIKVLEKKFLWKQIFSKYVLEFEKSKKFSVHYEGRLYALKDALLYEDGSILLANKRVYSLR, translated from the coding sequence GTGCAGATTATTTGTATTGAAAAAATAGCCTCCACGCAGCTTTTTTTATGCGAACAAATAAGAAAAGATGAGATAAAGCAAAATACCGCCATTTACGCTTTGGAACAAACTAGCGGAGTGGGGAGTAGAGATAATGCTTGGATTAGCTCTAGGGGGAATTTACATCTTTCTTTTTGCGTAAGAGAGGAAGATTTGCCAAGTGATTTGCCTTTGGCTTCTGTGAGTATTTATTTTGCCTATCTTTTAAAGGATCTTTTGGCACAAAAAGGCTCACAAATTTGGCTTAAATGGTCGAACGATTTGTATTTAGGAGATAAAAAAGTCGGCGGAGTGATGAGTCATAAAATAGGCGAATTTGTAGTCTGTGGTATGGGGCTTAATCTTAAATTTGCTCCGCAAAATGCCACCTTTTGTGATATTGAAATAGAGATTAAAGAATTGGTGGAGGAATTTATAAAAGTTTTGGAAAAAAAATTTTTATGGAAGCAGATTTTTAGTAAGTATGTGTTAGAATTTGAAAAATCAAAAAAATTTAGTGTCCATTATGAGGGTAGGCTTTATGCATTAAAAGATGCCCTTTTGTATGAAGATGGTTCGATATTATTAGCAAATAAAAGGGTATATAGTTTAAGATGA
- the fmt gene encoding methionyl-tRNA formyltransferase codes for MKKLVFMGTPAYATHILQELLRHFELLALFTQPDKAVGRKQILTPSDTKAFLQKTAPQIPIFTPKSLKDEELFESLKALKPDFIVVAAYGKILPQNILDLAPCINLHASLLPKYRGASPIQSAILNGDEVSGVCSMLMDAGLDTGAILQSVECDIKDKKAEEVFEIFGNLAASLAVETLRHFSQITPQKQDESKVSICKKIKKEDGLVDLSHAKKLYRKFLAFYPWPGVFLENGLKFLDIELYDEKENEKEGLILALEKESFLLTCKKGTLRIKVLQESGKKPLDGRTFLNGKRLKSADYLY; via the coding sequence ATGAAAAAGCTTGTATTTATGGGAACTCCAGCCTACGCTACACACATTTTGCAAGAACTTTTAAGGCATTTTGAACTTTTAGCACTTTTTACTCAGCCCGATAAAGCGGTGGGAAGAAAACAAATTTTAACCCCTAGCGACACTAAGGCTTTTTTGCAAAAAACTGCCCCTCAAATTCCCATTTTTACCCCTAAAAGTCTTAAAGATGAAGAGCTTTTTGAAAGCTTAAAGGCTTTAAAGCCTGATTTTATAGTGGTTGCTGCTTATGGTAAAATACTGCCACAAAATATTTTAGATCTAGCTCCTTGTATCAACCTTCACGCTTCACTTTTGCCTAAATACCGTGGTGCTAGTCCCATACAAAGTGCGATTTTAAATGGCGATGAGGTTAGTGGAGTTTGCTCTATGCTTATGGATGCAGGTCTTGACACGGGGGCTATTTTACAAAGCGTGGAGTGCGATATCAAAGATAAGAAGGCAGAGGAAGTTTTTGAAATTTTTGGAAATTTAGCAGCTTCTTTAGCGGTGGAAACTTTGCGTCATTTTTCTCAAATCACCCCACAAAAACAAGATGAAAGCAAGGTTAGCATTTGTAAGAAAATCAAAAAAGAAGATGGTTTGGTAGATTTAAGTCATGCAAAAAAGCTATATCGTAAATTTTTAGCCTTTTATCCTTGGCCGGGTGTTTTTTTGGAAAATGGTTTGAAATTTTTAGACATAGAACTTTATGATGAAAAGGAAAATGAAAAAGAGGGGCTTATTTTAGCCCTAGAAAAAGAGAGTTTTTTGCTAACTTGTAAAAAAGGAACTTTAAGGATTAAAGTGCTGCAAGAAAGTGGTAAAAAACCTCTTGATGGGAGAACTTTTTTAAATGGAAAAAGGCTAAAGAGTGCAGATTATTTGTATTGA
- the secY gene encoding preprotein translocase subunit SecY, translating to MNRALTNKILITLAFLFAYRVLAYVPVPGVNADVIAEFFNHNENNALGLFNVFSGGAAERFSIISLGIMPYITASIIMELLAATFPNIGKMKKERDGMQKYMQIIRYATIVITLVQSIGVAIGLQSLHGRGGSSAIMVEDLNTFIALCAISMLAGTMLLMWLGEQITQKGVGNGISLIIFAGIVSTIPSAISNSVGQINSGEMNFLTAFAILLLILLTIGVIIYVELGERRIPISYSRKVVMQNQNKRIMNYIPIKVNLSGVIPPIFASAILMFPATILQTSTNPYILAVNDFLNPNSYAFHILTFLFVVFFAYFYASIVFNAKDIAENLKKQGGFIPGIRPGEGTALYLNEVASRLTLSGSIYLALVATLPWVLVKFMGVPFNFGGTSVLIVVQVALDTMRKIEAQIYMSKYQTLSAVGL from the coding sequence ATGAATAGAGCATTGACGAATAAAATTTTAATTACATTAGCATTTTTATTTGCTTATAGGGTTTTAGCTTATGTGCCAGTTCCCGGCGTCAATGCTGATGTTATTGCAGAATTTTTTAATCATAATGAAAATAATGCGTTAGGGCTTTTTAATGTTTTTAGTGGGGGAGCGGCGGAGAGATTTTCCATTATCTCCTTGGGGATTATGCCTTATATCACGGCTTCTATTATTATGGAGCTTCTTGCAGCAACCTTTCCTAACATAGGCAAGATGAAAAAAGAACGCGATGGTATGCAAAAATATATGCAAATTATTCGTTATGCGACCATTGTGATTACCTTAGTGCAAAGTATAGGTGTCGCCATAGGTTTGCAAAGTTTGCACGGGCGTGGTGGTTCAAGTGCTATTATGGTAGAGGACTTAAATACTTTCATCGCTTTATGTGCTATTTCTATGCTAGCTGGAACTATGCTTTTGATGTGGTTAGGAGAGCAAATCACACAAAAAGGCGTAGGTAATGGTATCTCACTTATCATTTTTGCGGGTATCGTTTCTACTATACCTTCAGCCATTTCAAACAGCGTTGGACAAATTAATTCAGGTGAGATGAATTTCTTAACTGCTTTTGCGATTTTATTGCTTATTTTATTAACTATAGGTGTGATTATTTATGTTGAGCTTGGGGAGCGTAGAATTCCCATTTCTTATTCTCGTAAGGTTGTGATGCAAAATCAAAATAAACGCATTATGAACTATATCCCTATTAAGGTAAATTTAAGTGGTGTGATACCTCCTATTTTTGCAAGTGCGATTTTAATGTTTCCGGCGACCATTTTGCAAACTAGCACGAATCCTTACATCTTGGCGGTTAATGATTTTTTAAATCCAAATTCTTATGCGTTTCACATTTTGACTTTCTTATTTGTGGTGTTTTTTGCCTATTTTTATGCGAGTATAGTGTTTAATGCTAAGGACATCGCTGAAAATCTTAAAAAGCAAGGAGGCTTTATCCCAGGCATTCGTCCGGGTGAGGGGACGGCTTTGTATCTTAATGAGGTCGCTTCAAGGCTGACTCTTTCAGGTTCTATTTATCTTGCTTTGGTGGCAACTTTACCTTGGGTTTTGGTGAAATTTATGGGAGTTCCTTTTAATTTTGGTGGAACTTCTGTTTTGATTGTCGTGCAAGTCGCCTTAGATACGATGAGGAAAATTGAAGCTCAAATTTATATGAGCAAATATCAAACTTTGAGTGCCGTAGGTCTTTAA
- the rplO gene encoding 50S ribosomal protein L15 yields MNLTKAAGSTRKIKRIGRGQGSGMGKTATKGGKGQTARKGYNEKRGFEGGQQPLQRRLPKVGFTSKVEKPYVINVEKITAIKDLSEITFESIKSVHKISKSVSKIKLIGASAKDLKAKVKDENISLSGIK; encoded by the coding sequence ATGAATTTAACAAAAGCAGCAGGATCGACAAGAAAAATTAAAAGAATCGGTCGCGGTCAAGGTAGTGGTATGGGTAAAACAGCCACAAAAGGTGGAAAGGGACAAACTGCAAGAAAAGGTTACAATGAAAAAAGAGGCTTTGAAGGAGGACAACAACCTCTTCAAAGAAGATTGCCAAAAGTGGGTTTTACTTCTAAGGTCGAAAAACCTTATGTGATTAATGTGGAAAAAATTACAGCCATTAAAGATTTGAGCGAAATCACTTTTGAGAGCATTAAATCCGTGCATAAAATTTCAAAATCTGTTAGTAAAATTAAGCTAATCGGTGCAAGTGCGAAGGATTTAAAAGCTAAAGTTAAAGATGAAAATATCAGCCTTAGCGGAATAAAATAA
- the rpsE gene encoding 30S ribosomal protein S5, whose product MEKYNREEFEEVIVDIGRVTKVVKGGRRFRFTALVIVGNRKGLVGVGYGKAKEVPDAIRKAVDDAFKNMVEVKTKGSTIAHDVEVKYNASRILLKPASEGTGVIAGGSTRPIVELAGIKDILTKSLGSNNSANVVRATIKALTMLKG is encoded by the coding sequence ATGGAAAAGTATAATAGAGAAGAATTTGAAGAAGTCATTGTCGATATAGGTAGAGTTACTAAGGTCGTTAAAGGTGGTAGGAGATTTCGCTTTACTGCTTTAGTGATTGTGGGTAATAGAAAAGGGCTTGTCGGCGTAGGCTATGGCAAGGCTAAGGAAGTCCCAGATGCGATTCGCAAGGCTGTTGATGATGCTTTTAAAAATATGGTTGAGGTTAAGACTAAAGGCTCTACCATAGCTCACGATGTTGAGGTTAAGTATAATGCAAGTCGCATTTTGCTTAAGCCTGCTAGTGAGGGAACGGGTGTTATCGCTGGTGGTTCTACGCGTCCTATTGTAGAGCTTGCTGGGATTAAAGATATTTTAACAAAATCTTTAGGTTCAAATAATTCGGCAAATGTGGTTCGTGCGACTATCAAAGCCTTAACGATGCTAAAAGGATAA
- the rplR gene encoding 50S ribosomal protein L18 yields MRANVLKRKISLRIKRKRRIRAKISGCATLPRISVFKSNRTLYIQAIDDVKNITLAAADGHKLGIKANKDGAKKIGAEFAKVLKAQKIEQGVFDRNGYVYHGVIAALAESLRENGIRL; encoded by the coding sequence ATGAGAGCAAATGTATTAAAGAGAAAAATCAGTCTTAGAATTAAAAGAAAAAGAAGAATTAGGGCTAAAATTTCAGGTTGTGCTACTCTTCCTAGAATTTCTGTGTTTAAGTCTAATAGAACCTTATATATCCAAGCCATTGATGATGTAAAAAATATTACCTTAGCAGCAGCTGATGGGCATAAATTAGGCATTAAGGCAAATAAAGACGGCGCAAAGAAAATCGGTGCAGAATTTGCAAAAGTTCTTAAAGCACAGAAAATAGAACAAGGCGTTTTTGATAGAAATGGCTATGTATATCACGGAGTGATTGCAGCTTTAGCAGAGTCTTTAAGAGAAAATGGCATTAGGCTATAA
- the rplF gene encoding 50S ribosomal protein L6 produces the protein MSRIGKQPISIPNGVEVKLEGTLLKFKKGNLAKDLDTKANVNVEIKDNQILFSPKGEDRQSRAYWGTYRALAYNVIVGLTEGFSKTLEINGVGYKAALKGKVLELNLGFSHPIDYEIPAGIEISVDKNNVIVKGSDKQVVGQVAAQIREFRPPEPYKGKGVKYANERIIRKAGKTSKK, from the coding sequence ATGTCTCGTATAGGTAAGCAACCTATCTCTATCCCTAATGGCGTAGAGGTAAAATTAGAAGGAACTTTGCTTAAATTTAAAAAAGGAAATTTGGCAAAGGACTTAGACACTAAGGCAAATGTTAATGTTGAGATTAAAGATAATCAGATTCTTTTTTCTCCAAAAGGTGAAGATAGACAAAGTAGGGCTTATTGGGGAACTTATAGAGCTTTAGCTTATAATGTCATTGTAGGCTTGACGGAAGGGTTTTCTAAAACACTTGAGATTAATGGAGTAGGTTATAAGGCGGCTTTAAAGGGCAAGGTTTTGGAATTAAATCTTGGTTTTTCTCATCCTATTGATTACGAAATTCCAGCAGGAATTGAGATTAGCGTAGATAAAAATAATGTAATTGTTAAAGGAAGCGATAAGCAAGTCGTTGGACAGGTCGCCGCGCAAATCCGCGAATTTAGACCACCAGAGCCATACAAAGGTAAGGGCGTGAAATATGCCAATGAGCGTATTATCCGCAAAGCTGGTAAGACATCTAAGAAGTAA
- the rpsH gene encoding 30S ribosomal protein S8, protein MINDIISDSLTRIRNAGMRRLETTKLLHSKVVEALVGIFQAKGYIDSFNVVEEDKKKFINVVLKYDEKGKSVINELKRISKPGRRVYKGKDEIKRFKNGYGTIVVSTSRGVLANDEAFKAGVGGEILCTIW, encoded by the coding sequence ATGATTAATGATATAATTTCAGATTCTCTTACAAGAATTCGTAATGCAGGTATGAGAAGACTTGAAACGACTAAGCTTTTGCACTCTAAGGTTGTGGAAGCTTTGGTAGGGATTTTTCAAGCTAAGGGTTATATTGATAGCTTTAATGTTGTCGAGGAAGACAAGAAAAAATTTATCAATGTTGTTTTGAAATATGATGAAAAAGGCAAAAGCGTTATTAATGAGCTTAAGAGAATTTCTAAGCCGGGTCGCCGCGTTTATAAAGGCAAAGATGAAATTAAACGCTTTAAAAATGGTTATGGTACTATCGTAGTTAGCACTAGTCGTGGCGTTTTAGCTAACGATGAAGCTTTTAAAGCTGGTGTTGGTGGCGAAATTTTATGCACCATTTGGTAA
- a CDS encoding type Z 30S ribosomal protein S14 — translation MAKKSMIAKAARKPKFKVRGYTRCQICGRPHSVYRDFGICRVCLRKMGNEGLIPGLKKASW, via the coding sequence ATGGCTAAAAAATCAATGATCGCAAAAGCAGCACGCAAGCCTAAATTTAAAGTTCGTGGCTACACAAGATGTCAAATTTGTGGGCGTCCGCATTCAGTTTATAGAGATTTTGGAATTTGCAGAGTTTGCCTTAGAAAAATGGGCAATGAAGGCTTAATCCCGGGTCTTAAAAAAGCAAGTTGGTAA
- the rplE gene encoding 50S ribosomal protein L5 → MRLKEKYSQDIKAALVKEFDIKNPMLIPALEKVVISVGAGELAKDQKVLQNVADTISLIAGQRAVITKAKKSVAGFKVREGFPVGVMVTLRKDNMFAFLDKLISIALPRVKDFRGLSRDGFDGRGNYNFGLNEQLMFPEVEYDKILRTHGMNISIVTTAQNDKEAQKLLELIGVPFAKGK, encoded by the coding sequence ATGAGATTAAAAGAAAAATATAGTCAAGATATTAAAGCGGCTTTAGTTAAGGAATTTGATATTAAAAATCCTATGCTTATCCCTGCTCTTGAAAAGGTTGTGATTAGTGTGGGTGCTGGAGAATTAGCTAAGGATCAAAAAGTATTACAAAATGTAGCAGATACGATTTCTTTAATCGCCGGACAAAGAGCTGTGATTACTAAAGCCAAAAAGTCTGTCGCAGGCTTTAAGGTGCGTGAGGGATTCCCTGTGGGTGTGATGGTAACTTTAAGAAAGGACAATATGTTTGCCTTTTTAGATAAGCTTATTTCTATTGCACTTCCAAGGGTGAAAGATTTTAGAGGGCTAAGTCGTGATGGTTTTGATGGTAGGGGAAATTATAATTTTGGACTTAATGAGCAGTTAATGTTTCCAGAAGTAGAGTATGATAAAATTTTACGCACTCACGGAATGAATATTTCTATCGTTACAACTGCACAAAATGATAAAGAGGCACAAAAGCTTTTAGAGCTTATCGGTGTGCCATTTGCAAAAGGAAAGTAA
- the rplX gene encoding 50S ribosomal protein L24 — translation MAIKLKIKKGDSVKIITGDDKGKTGKVLAVYPKTLKVVVEGCKIAKKAIKPSEKNPNGGFVNKEMPMDISNVAKI, via the coding sequence ATGGCAATAAAATTAAAAATCAAAAAAGGTGATAGCGTTAAGATTATCACAGGTGATGATAAGGGTAAAACAGGTAAAGTTTTAGCGGTGTATCCTAAAACACTTAAGGTTGTGGTTGAAGGTTGTAAAATCGCAAAAAAAGCTATTAAGCCGAGTGAGAAAAATCCAAATGGAGGCTTTGTTAATAAAGAAATGCCTATGGATATTTCTAATGTGGCAAAAATTTAG
- the rplN gene encoding 50S ribosomal protein L14: MIQSFTRLAVADNSGAKELMCIKVLGGSKRRYATVGDVIVASVKKALPNGKVKKGQVVKAVIVRTKKEIHRDNGSLIRFDENAAVILDAKREPVGTRIFGPVGREVRYGGFMKIVSLAPEVL, encoded by the coding sequence ATGATACAAAGTTTTACAAGACTTGCGGTAGCTGATAATAGTGGCGCAAAAGAGCTAATGTGTATTAAGGTTTTAGGAGGTAGTAAAAGACGCTATGCTACCGTAGGTGATGTGATAGTCGCATCGGTTAAGAAGGCTTTGCCTAATGGAAAAGTGAAAAAAGGTCAGGTTGTTAAAGCAGTGATTGTTAGAACAAAAAAAGAAATTCATAGAGATAATGGTTCTTTGATTCGTTTTGATGAAAATGCGGCTGTTATACTTGATGCTAAAAGAGAGCCTGTGGGAACGCGTATTTTTGGACCTGTTGGCAGAGAAGTTAGATATGGTGGCTTTATGAAAATTGTTTCACTAGCACCGGAGGTATTATAA
- the rpsQ gene encoding 30S ribosomal protein S17 produces the protein MTFKREIQGVVVKIAGDKTASILVERKVVHPRYRKIVKRFKKYLIHDERNEAKVGDVVAAVECRPISKRKSFRLKSVLVAGAES, from the coding sequence ATGACATTTAAAAGAGAAATTCAAGGCGTTGTTGTGAAAATTGCTGGAGATAAAACAGCTAGTATTTTGGTAGAAAGAAAGGTCGTTCATCCAAGATATAGAAAAATTGTTAAACGCTTTAAAAAATATTTAATTCACGATGAAAGAAATGAAGCTAAAGTGGGAGATGTGGTTGCGGCAGTAGAGTGCAGACCTATTTCAAAAAGAAAATCATTTCGCTTAAAATCTGTATTAGTAGCAGGAGCTGAGTCATGA
- the rpmC gene encoding 50S ribosomal protein L29 — MKYTEIKDKTAVELNAMLKEKKLLLFTLKQKLKTMQLTNPKEISQVKKDIARINTAISALR; from the coding sequence ATGAAATATACTGAGATTAAGGATAAAACAGCTGTTGAGCTTAATGCTATGCTAAAAGAAAAAAAGTTGCTTTTATTTACCTTGAAACAAAAGCTAAAAACAATGCAATTGACTAATCCTAAAGAAATTAGTCAAGTTAAAAAAGACATTGCTAGAATAAATACAGCAATTAGCGCTTTAAGATAA